The genomic interval TTTCAACAAGTAAGACCTCGTCACTCTGCTCTTCGGCGGACAGCGGAAGGGGACAGCCTCCACTCGTTTCTCAGCGAAAGGGAGACTCGCAGGAGGCCAGGAGCTCGTGGTCACGTCCCTCCTCCACAGGGCTGGAAGCGGAGTGCGCCCTGGGTGGAGACGCACAGGCTGGTGAAGTTGGAAATGTTCAAGACGCAGCTAGCCTAGGCAAGGAGAGAAGCCATTTGCGGGGCGGCACGCGCGACCCTTCGCCTGGAGTagctcgcctccgcgagcaaTCTCCAAATAAAACAGGCCGTTGCTCGGCGAATGAGCTCGAGCCTCAGGGACAGGCCGCCGCCAAAGAGCGACAAGCAACGGACGCGTCCTCCAGTCAGAAACGAAGTACCAGCGAGACCAAGAGACTTAATCAGTGCACTAGGGAGAACAAACGACATAGCTCCAGTACTAGTGAGACTAAGGGACACAGGGAGAGACGGTCTACGGGGACGGCACGGTCTTTGAGTTATTCTGCTGGGGCATCCGTCACTCGAAAGGGCAGCTTGAGCCCTCGTCGCGAGCGACCGCGGTTAGGCCGTTCATCCGGGAGCCATGCAGCGAAGGAAACCTCCGCGAACGTGCCGGCGCCAGTCAGGAAGGACCAGCACGCCGTCGCCagaaaggagagggagagtgGGCGCCCGTCGCACGAGGCACGCCGGAGCcgagcggagaagcagctgcccGACTCCACTGAAGAAGACCCGCCGCGCGTTAGAGGATGGGCTGGCGAttcagctgctgcttcttcggAGAAAAGACGAGCGAGTCAACAAGCGCCTCGGGCGAGCTCGCTGTCCAACGAACGAACTAAGTGTGACTCCTCGTCGGGAAAACGAATCGCAGGCCGCCCGAGTGCTGCGCGAGATAGTGATGCGATCGGTGGAATCCagagcgcagacgagcgcggGTGCGGAACGCGGGATGCGAGAGACGAATCTCAGATCCGAGACCTTCAAAAGCCAGAGAAaggcaggagctgcagcgtctccatGTCAAGCTCAAGAGACAGTTCGTCCAGCCCAGGCGGTCAGTTGTCTGTGGCGAGCATTCGCGGCAAGCGAGGGTCACGAAGGCGATACGAGAGGTCGCCGCCAAAGACGTTTTCGAGTCAAGATCAAGAAGGAGACCGGAGCTACTCTTTCTCGAGTCATGCGAGTATCCTCCGGCCCCAACTCGCCGGAGCTACTGACAACCGAAAGATGAGACGAGAGTCGGAGGGGTCCGAGTGCCCCCGCGCAGAGTCGCTTGAGCGTGGCGGTTCAGCCAAGCAAGACCCTCCTAAAAACAACAGTCCTCAAAGCCGCGAGCTgaccgcgtcgccgccaggAACGGACCAACCGAAATTGAGGGCAGACAGGGAACGCTGCAAGAATCGTAGAGGCAGCAAAGAAGGTGGAGGCACTCAACAGGTGAGCGGAGCGCTACCGGGCGACCCCTGTGGAGACGCTGAGGCGGTGGAAAAGCCTTTTTtcccgcagaggcagcaccCGCCCGAGCAGGCGCCGGGTCGTTCTTTCTCCGAAGTCACGATGGAGCCGCTGGCCCCGGGCCCCGGACCGAAGTGCAGCAAGAGAAGCTTTTGTAGTCAAACAACAGATGATGATGCAAGCGCTGCCAGTGTCGGAAACCCGGCAGGGGCAGGTCGACGCAGCCAAAATTTCCCTCTGGAGTCCGCgagtctccctctctcgttGTGCACGTCCATTGTCGCGTCTTTCGAGGCTCTGAAGAAATCGCTGGACACCGACGCAAAGGCTCGAGTGCCTTTCGCGCCAGCTGAGGAAAGCCGCGACAGCGGTGAGggtggcgcagcggcgtcctcAGAGACCCAGGCACGTGTGCCGACAGTCACAGGAAATCGGCGAGCAGAACCAGAAAAGCGCATGCAAGAAGACCGACCGGATTTCTCTGCTTTGGTCCGAGACGCCTCACGGGCGCTTCAGAATGCTCAGGAGATCCTCGCCAAGAGCGGGGTCACTCCGGGGAGCCCCCctctgccgtcgtcgtcctcagcTGGACCTCCGGAATCCAGGACGCCTCtcagcgagcagcagcgacacTTTTCATCTGCCCGTCCTCCCGAGGAAGCGCCGCCATCTGGAACCCGTCACTGCAGGGCGTGGATACCGACAGTGCCTTCATCGTCCCTCGCAGTCGTCAGCAAATCTCGCTCTCACGGGGACGATGGAGGTCTGCAGAGCCACGCCACGGCTGCGAGAACGTCGCCCTCCCGTACGCCCTCGTGGAGCACCACTCAGAACCCCGTTCACTCGAGACACGCCCGCCAGAGCTTGCAGCCTGGCGTCGACGACTCGCTTGATTCTGTGTCTCCCTGCACTTCACAAACGCTAGTTTCTGGCACATCTCCCAACCAGGCAGTTCCACCGACTGCCACTCAGCACAGTCCTCCTGCCTCgatcgcgggcgcggctcgtAGGCTTGTGCCCAACGGACACGAGCGAGCAAGTTCATCAGCATCAGAGACAGAAACGAGTGTCCCAGAGGGGAATTACGCCGCCGTAAATGCACCTCGATCGCTTCAGAGCTGGCAACAAACCTGTGGCGGGCGGGTGGGGACCGGCCCCCTTACTCTGCTTGCCGATACGAAACTAGTCGAGGAGCTAGTGAGAGACGGTTTCACGATGTGCGACACAGGCTCTGCGTCGCACTTTCTTAGCAACTGCACGACATGCAGCAACTTTCCGCAGTGCTGGTCACTCGCGTCTAATAGAAACTATGTCGAGCAAGTCGGAAACCCTAGGGGCAGACTGGGTCTCAGTGACGCGGAACTTCACGCATCGCAGGCAGCCAGCTCCCGAGCTGCTAAGGAGCTCATGTCGCCTTGCTTCCCGATGCCGAAGGACGAGGGCCTGggctccgcctctcccggcTACCTAGCTTGCAGTGAACAGGCAGGGTCCTCGGTAGGCAACTTCGTCTTCCAGTCTCCCGCAGAAAGAGTGCCCGTTAGCTACAGaaactgcagcagcgcgaactGCCCCGTGTTTTCGTTCTCGTCGAGCTGCGCACTGGGCAGTTCGCCTTTTAACAGGGAGGCTGGAGCTGCGCCTTCCACTGCAGGGAAGAGCAGTCGCAGCCGCACAGGACTCGAAGCTGCGACAGCGAGTGAAGCAGAGCCGTTTGgccagaaggcgccgagcgtGTGGCAACGGCGCACCAccacagcgacgcaggcccTGGGTGAGTCTTCGCTCAGCCGGGCCTcgaaagcagaggagacacatGCGCCTCCGAAAGAAGTCTTAGCGCAGTGGGCATCACGAGCGGTTGATGGGTACAaacgggggcgggggggctcGCCCCTTTCTTCCAGCGACGAGCTCGTCTTCTCTGGATCTCGAGGGCTCCCTGTGAAAAACGGGACCTCGTACGTTGTTGCCAGTGAGCATCCAAAAGgagagcggctgctgcagagctcgGGCAGGACGCGTCTGCCGACGCCACAGCACTTCTGCAGCAGGCCTCCGGGGAGCCACGCGGAGCTTCATGGCGGAGGGATGCCTGGCTCACCAGATCTCTGCGAGAGGAGCTCTCGTTTCAGACAAGCTGTTGGCGCCTGTAATGTTTACGGCACAATCCAAGCCGAAGAGAGAGCCGAAAGCGAGTATCCCTGTGGAAAACCTGTTGGCACGTGTgaacgcgcgaagacgcgcgagcagctCTTCCTCGATTTCCACGAAGCCCAAGAGCGAATCAGAGGGCAAGAGAAACACCTACAGCTCCTGGATGAAAGAATTCAACGGCAGCACTCAGCTTTTGCTGCACTTAGCTTGGCTCGTCCCCTCTCCCAAGCGGGAGGACCCGCTCATCACACATTTGGCAGGTGACTGTCGAATTACGCTGACAACCACCAGTGTATTCTGCGGTTCGTGTCTCCCTCGGAAACTGTtgtgctgcgccgcggtAAAAATACGGATACCTTTGTCCCGCATGTCTGCGCAAGCAAACAATATCCACTCTCGATAATCCCCCTGAGAGGTGTGTGTAATGAGGACTGCGTTTCTTGTCCAGCGTCGGCGCCTACCGCGCACGCCACGCCCCAGCGCACAGCGGCTTCACTAGGTGCATGCGTACGCTAGCACGCCTGCTTGTTCGTCTATCGCGATTTCAAACATGGAGCCAAAAACTTGACTCCAAGTCCCCCCTCCGAAAGGGTGACCCATACTCGAGTCAGTGAATGCCGTGGCACTGTTCCTCGCATACCCAactgcgccgcagaagcaACGGACGACTCCCTCTGGAATGGCTGCTACACACACACTGTCGGGCTTGCCTAGACATCTCACACCATAAGATCACCTGCTTAACCAAGCGCCCTCATCGGGTGAATCGCGAGGGGCTGTGCCGAGTGCCTAGTGTGTGATGACGCAACTGGGGTATGGCGGCTGCTCGGTTACAAAGGGATCGGAGTTCCTAATAGCGCTTTCACTGGGGCATGCCGCGAATAAGGCGGTAGGTAAAGTCGCGGACTACAGGATACATATTTAATAGGAATTGAAGCGACAATCAGAAGAGTCTGGAGAAGACTAGAAAAGCCGGAACCCAGAAAGCAGGACACGAGCGACAGGCAGAATGAGACACGAGTAAGGTATCCGGAGTCCGAGGCATGCATTCCTACAGGATCGCGCTCAAGACTGTAAgaagcgccgctcgcgagaCGCCATAAAAACACTCTCGAAACAATCCCGCCAGATTTCAATTTCTCGGAATTTCTTGAAACAAAAGATCATCCCAGGAACAGACAACAGAGAAGCAATTCAGTCCTGTCTCCTTtccccttctctcttcttctccagcCCAGatgcttcttctcgcgtgtTTTGTAGACACAGGACAGCCCGAGGCCCGTCTTCTAAGGCTCAAACTTGTCGGTGAAATACGTCTCATCGAAATGATAGATACGAACGTAACCGTCTTCTCCCCCGGAGGCATAGCCGTTTCCATCCGGCATCCAGCACAGAGTGTTCAGCGGACCGAAGTGACCCTTGCAGCTTCCCAGCTCTTCCTGATACACCATATGGTAGATGAGCGCCTCGAACTTTCCTTCTCCACTCGCTGCAGACACAAACAGTCCGCATAATAGGGGTCAGCGCCGTAGAGAGCTTGACACGAAACACAGACTATATTGCAGCCACGCTCGGGACTCCTCCCACGGTGAGCCGCACACACTCCCCCCCCACTTTTTTGTTCTCCCGAAGAATCCAAGGCGAGGTACCTGTCTTTCCTACATCCATGCCCATACCACGGACTTTTCTTTCTTCACTAACACGGCACAGCGTGCCCTAAAAGCTTACCGGTCGTTGTGACATCCTCTGCTGCCTGACCGCCTCCCAGCATGACGTGACATTTGCGCTCCTCCCCACTCTTGTTGAATCGCGGCGAGATGTCGCAAGCGTTCAGCGGTCTGTCGGTTTGGTAGGTCTGCACGCGCCCaaaaaagaaggaaaaaatACCGCCAATGCTTGCTAGAGCCTCATATGCCTACTCACCTTTAACACGGatgccgcggcctccgcggtcAGGCAGGACACACTGAACACGCGAATGCGTCACTCAAGGCCTCGACactgaggcggcgccgcttcatGCCTGCCCCAACATAGCGCTCTTCGCATGCACTCCTGCACATGCCCAGTCGTTGCAGAGCTCGCCTACCTTGAGGCACTTGAAGTCGACGGTGTCCCACAGCTTCGCCGAGCCGTCCGAGCAGCTCTGCAGAAAGAAAAGGCATCAGCAGGCCCTCTCTGCAGGTGCGGGCGTCGGCGTGCCACGCCGACGACAGCCCTGGCTCGCTGATACGCGAGATGCACATCCCTACTGGGAGAGACACGTGAAAAGAGACCCTACGCAGACTTGCGGGGTCGACACGTCTACGTACAGTCGAGAACAGACACATACTTGCCATATCGGGGAGCCCTGACCTCCGGGGAGCACTGCGCCTTTCCCCGAGCGCTCCCGACGAGCTTAAAACATCGCACAGACGACGCCGGGAGAAGCCCCGTCTCAACGGCTTCGAAGCCAAACCGCAAGCGCTGAAGATTTCCTCGACGCAGTGCAAAGGAACCGTTGGAGTTCCACGACCAAAAAGCGGCTACACGTTTTTTATCCACGCGTGTGACCAGTCCTTCAGTGCATTTGCCTTACGGAGAGCATGAGGAGGCGATCCTCGGAGAAGCTAAGGCACGTGATGAACTGCTTGTGTGCGCGGAACTCGTTGATGTACTCGCCAGTCTCGGCGTTCCAGACCTGGACGGACGCAGGGCAGCAAACACCCCTCCCGCGTCTACCTCATAAAGACAGAGCGAGTCCCCCATGGCCCCAATCTACGCATGCAGCAGGGGCCCTAGTTCGTCCCCGGCACCCTTCTCTCGTTCAGGGTCacacggcgaaggcgccgctgctcaaATCTCCACTTGGAATCAAGGTGTCTACATACgtgtacatacacacatgcatatccTTATATACTTacacacatatgcatatatatttatctcTGCCGATGGACAAACGCGCGCTCGCTCATCGAACGCCCCCGCCGCACGGCGCCCGTCgtgacgacgcgccgctttTTTTGCCTCCGCGGCATGTGGAGCTGTCTTCGCGTACCATAATGTCGCCGTTCTCGTGGCACGAGATGATGGTCTGGTCGTAGGGGCCCCAGCGCACCTGCACGCAGCGGCTGGCGTAGTCGTCCTGCGACcagaggcgtcgcggcttGCCGTTCGGACCATCCAGCTGAAAAAAGACACGCCTAAGAAGCAAAACGTTTTTTTCGCACTCTAACCTTCTTCCCACTCTGCGGCAGGCCCACGCGTGTGTGCAGGGCTGGAACTCTCCACACGCcagagaggcagctgcggacCGCAACGAGGGAGGAGCCTCGCCCCTTGTCCCCCCCCGgtgccgcggtcgcctcgctgcctcctctcgcctgaGTCCCTGGGGCGAAAAAACAGCGAGTCTCTGCTTGAATCGTCCTGTCTGCTTGATGCAGGAAGGCACAGATAAACGAAGAGCCGCGActccctcctctccagcCACGCAACGGACCCCTCGAAGGGGCACTTCCCCTTTACTTGCCTGCCAAACTTTGATCGCCTTGGTCGACTGCGAGCCGAAGGCGTCGTGCACGACGACGAACTTGTTCTGCTCATCGGGCTTTCTGTTCCACTCAACGAATCTGGGAACAGAGAGAATCCAAACACATGCGCACGCAGCTCGCTGAACCACGCGCGACGCCTAAAAAGGGACTGTCGAGCCCACAGCCGACACAATGCGCCACCGGCACCCTCCCGGAACCTCATCAGCCGAAGACACCTCTAAGCCCCATCTCCCCCTTCGCCTCGGTCCTTCCACAATGTGAAGGCCTTTGACACGTTGCAAGTCCGTCAACGAGATGTTTGTTCTCTTGCGAGTGTCGCGCAGGAGCGAGCTAAAACGTCTGCTGCGGTAGCTCCTTCAGCAGGGCTGTCGCAGCTGAGGCGCCCCGCGACGCTGCCCTCCTTTCCCCCtcccgtccccccctccgAGCGTCTCTCTGACGGCACGATAATTCGACCCCAGTTCCCTCACCCAAGGGACCTTGACGTcgaacgcggcgccggccctCGCCAAGAAGCGAAATTGTGCGAGGACAGCTCCAACGGAGAACAGGCTTTGGGACGAAACCGCAgcaccccccctcccccgccccgtGACGAGGACGCTTGTGAGGAGATGAGCTTATCTACAGTTTAGGGTCACTCACTTGCAGGGACCGCCCTCGGGGATTTCGTGGAGAatggcgccgctgcacacgTCGAAAACCATGACTTTCTggtctgcggacgcgcagaTCAAGCGCTTGCTGTCGAGAGTGCAGTCGCAGTTCCACACCACACCCTTGCCGCAGTCGTAGGTGCCTGAAGACccgccagagagagacgtTGGCGATTTCAGAGACAACCCTATTTCCAATCAACACGCGTCGCCCGCTTCTCTATCCGGAGTTCGCCCGGGGGAAGCCACGAACTGCACTCTCAGCTCTGAAGTGCATGGCGAACCCTCCCCAAAGCCTGAGCAGGTTTCCTCCACAGAAGAGGATGCTGAAGACAGGCATGACTAGCTAGGTTTGGCGAAGTGCGGAGGTGGCGTTCGCCCGCGATCCAATCCCTACAAGGAGCTGCACCTCCCTCCGGATCCAGGCGGAGGGAGTGAAAAGCCGAGCGGGGCTCGACGCGCCGAAATCGACCAACAGAGGCAGATCGCAACTGCTGAGAGCAATTGCACGCAAACCCCCTGCATCCGAATCTCCAGCCAACAACGTTCCCTCGAAAAAAGGCGCAAGGAAGATGCGGATGTCTTTTTGCCGCTCACCAATGCGTTCGCCGTTCTCAGAGTACCAGACAGCCAAGCGGGCGTCCTGAGAGAAGGCACAGAAACTGCTGCAAAAGTTCACACGTGGGTGCACCACCTCTGCGGAATCCCTGCTCCCCAGAAGGCGGCGATACACACGCGTGAAAGCGTATAGATACAAAAAAATAGAGTACTAGTTGGTCCACGTGTCCCAGTCTCGGCCCCGGCTGCGCACACGTCAAtaccccccgcctccccccccaccctcCGCCCAGCTGTTCGCCTATTGCAAGCTGCACACGCACTGTCTTCTGcagactctctctctcgataAAGAGATGCATATGCGCGACTCAGCGATTTCCGCTTTGACAAGCATCGTCTTCCCCGCAGTGCGGGATTTCGCCGCCGTGTGACTGAGAGCGCCAGGAaggccctgcggcggcatGCACAGATATTCCTTCCTTGCCCAGCAGCGTACCTTGCCACAAGTGAAGAGGAGGTCTCCGTCGCGGTTAAACGTCACCCATGTCAGGGGACGGGCGTGTCCCATAAGAAACAACGGCCTCATTTTGGAGAAAGACGGgaaagaagcagcagaaaatgcgagggaggcgactgGTTCGCGAGAaactctgcagccgcgggcaGACGGAaagggcgagcgcgggagTTGGTAAAACGAGACGAggggaggacggcgagggacttggagagagagacgcagataACGAGCTTGACACAGAAAGCGAAACAAAACAAAGCGGAAccgagaaaaacgaagaaaagcgagacgcgcgaggagagcgagagactgTCTCCAACGACTGCGCTATCAGGTGGCGTTACAGAACCCAGACGAGTCGCCTTTCCCGGAGCGAGAAGGCCAGACAACAAGAATGGAAGAGCCGTGGCGTTCGGTTAAAGCTGTCGGCGCGTCTTTTTCCAGCGGCCAGACACTTAAAACGCCTCGAAAAAGGAAACCATGCGCGAAAAATCTCGGGGAGGACACGCGTGGGCGAGAGCGACCCTGCGTGCATGCCTTCCCCCATATAAGCCGACGAttgcgctcgcgccctccacgtggtgtgtctctctcgctgtgtGGGGTTTGCTCATCTCCAAGCGCGCCCAGCCCAGTTGGAAGTCTCTGCAGCCGAGTGACCTcacgcagcgcgccgaagcgccgcggagcctggCGCTCCGGGAAACGGCGTCACCAAACCGGCGCaaagcggcgcgagctggcTAGCTCACGGCATGTCGCCTGCACCACGTGAATCCGCGGAAGTGTTTTGCGACAAGCGCCAAACGCCTTCCGCCCTTCACCGGTTCGCCACCGAGGCCACGaggggaggagacgagggaTGGTCCAGCTGCAAACGGGACTGCGAAGAATTCTACGCCGTCCGCTAGTCTGGGCGCAGAAGGCAAAaagcaggcgcgaggaggcgctgcagctcaaGCTGCAGGCACCGAGCCCGCGCCGATGCTCGCCAGAGGGTAAAAGCTGCCTCGCTCGAAGGTGCGCGTGTATGATCAATCTCTGCTCAAGGGTTTGGGGTAAAAGGCTGTAGGACTCTACTGTGCAATGAGCCTGACCAGCACCTGCAGGCCGGTAGCTAAAGCAACGTGGGTTCTGTTTCGGATCGAGGAGACGACAATCGAGCCCCTTCTGCACAGAGCCCTGTTGGTAGGCGGTTGCAAAAGAATTCTTATTCACCGGAAACC from Besnoitia besnoiti strain Bb-Ger1 chromosome XI, whole genome shotgun sequence carries:
- a CDS encoding putative eukaryotic initiation factor-3, delta subunit (encoded by transcript BESB_020240); protein product: MRPLFLMGHARPLTWVTFNRDGDLLFTCGKDARLAVWYSENGERIGTYDCGKGVVWNCDCTLDSKRLICASADQKVMVFDVCSGAILHEIPEGGPCKFVEWNRKPDEQNKFVVVHDAFGSQSTKAIKVWQASKGELDGPNGKPRRLWSQDDYASRCVQVRWGPYDQTIISCHENGDIMVWNAETGEYINEFRAHKQFITCLSFSEDRLLMLSSCSDGSAKLWDTVDFKCLKTYQTDRPLNACDISPRFNKSGEERKCHVMLGGGQAAEDVTTTASGEGKFEALIYHMVYQEELGSCKGHFGPLNTLCWMPDGNGYASGGEDGYVRIYHFDETYFTDKFEP